One window of the Pempheris klunzingeri isolate RE-2024b chromosome 10, fPemKlu1.hap1, whole genome shotgun sequence genome contains the following:
- the ccdc93 gene encoding coiled-coil domain-containing protein 93, whose protein sequence is MAASTSVFQRVRTGSKIGAQYDQEGNLIQVETREDEEQTVKLAEILELLLAAGYFRARIKGLSPFDKVVGGMTWCITTCNFDIDVDLLFQENSTIGQKISLTEKIVSVLPKMKCPHRLEPHQIQGLDFIHIFPVIQWLVKRAIETREEMGDYVRAYSISQFQKTHNLPEDEEFHQRKDKAVKAVLDVLEVYKPQRKYKRQKDAGELVDEESRLHSTLLEYGRRYGFSKQSKQDKVDERRVSLTSGSQAAPLGMAEMSEEDNMQAVEEMRIKTLMTSMSAMANEEGKLTASAVGQIVGLQSEEIKQIASEYAEKQSELSSEERSERYGPLQQHRRAVASLNKQIQQKTKQLEELQAKHAEEKMGCDDVKTKLMEAKENSGKLEKELKSLEEMEEQADSSLLEKLGALVTMNENLKQQEHEFRTHCREEMARLQQNIEELKMASGQNTEEEKERNQLIDKQYNTDKEKLQKIRLLMARRNREIAIFQRKIDEVPSRAELTQYQKRFIELYSQVSATHKETKQFFTLYNTLDDKKVYLEKEVNLLNSIHDNFQQAMSSSAAKEQFLRQMEQIVEGIKQSRIKMEKKKQENKMRRDQLNDEYLELLDKQRLYFKTVKDFKEECRKNEMLLSKLRAKGAS, encoded by the exons ATGGCGGCAAGTACGTCCGTTTTCCAAAGAGTGAGAACTGGCTCGAAAATAGGTGCCCAGTATGACCAAGAGGGCAACCTCATTCAG GTGGAAACCCGAGAGGATGAAGAACAGACCGTGAAGCTGGCGGAGATCCTGGAGCTCCTGCTGGCAGCTGGATACTTCAGGGCACGGATCAAAGGATTGTCACCTTTTGATAAG GTGGTCGGTGGCATGACCTGGTGTATCACCACGTGTAACTTTGACATCGATGTGGATCTTCTTTTCCAAGAAAACTCAACCATTGGCCAGAAAAT tTCTCTGACAGAGAAAATAGTGTCTGTGCTACCAAAGATGAAGTGCCCTCATCGCCTGGAACCCCATCAAATCCAAGGGCTtgattttattcacatttttcctGTGATACAG TGGCTGGTGAAGCGAGCCATAGAGACCAGGGAAGAGATGGGCGACTATGTGAGAGCCTACTCAATTTCTCAGTTCCAGAAGACCCACAACCTCCCAGAG GATGAAGAGTTTCACCAGAGAAAAGACAAGGCAGTAAAAGCAGTTCTGGATGTATTG GAAGTGTACAAACCCCAGAGGAAGTACAAAAGGCAGAAAGATGCAGGGGAGCTGGTCGACGAGGAGTCCAGGCTTCACTCCACTCTGTTGGAATATGGCAG GCGATATGGATTCAGCAAACAGTCCAAACAAGACAAG GTGGACGAGAGGAGGGTTTCCCTGACCAGTGGCTCTCAGGCGGCGCCCCTTGGGATGGCGGAGATGTCAGAAGAAGACAACATGCAGGCGGTGGAGGAG ATGCGAATCAAAACCCTGATGACCAGCATGTCTGCCATGGCAAATGAAGAG GGGAAGCTGACAGCAAGTGCAGTGGGTCAGATAGTGGGACTACAGTCTGAGGAGATCAAACAGATTGCCTCTGAGTATGCTGAGAAG CAGTCGGAGCTGTCATCAGAGGAGCGTTCAGAGCGCTACGGCCCACTGCAGCAACACCGCAGGGCAGTGGCCTCACTCAACAAACAGATCCAGCAAAAGACtaaacagctggaggag CTACAAGCCAAGCatgcagaggagaaaatgggCTGTGATGACGTCAAGACAAAACTGATGGAG GCTAAAGAAAACTCAGGGAAACTGGAAAAAGAGCTGAAGTCTTTagaagagatggaggaacaGGCTGACAGCAG CTTGCTGGAGAAGCTCGGGGCTCTGGTGACAATGAATGAGAACCTGAAACAGCAGGAGCATGAGTTCCGCACACACTGCAGA GAAGAGATGGCCCGTCTGCAGCAGAACATTGAGGAGCTGAAGATGGCATCAGGACAGaatacagaggaagagaag GAGAGGAACCAGCTGATAGACAAACAGtacaacacagacaaagagaaactaCAGAAGATCCGTCTGCTCATG GCTCGAAGGAACCGCGAGATTGCCATCTTTCAGAGGAAGATCGATGAGGTGCCCAGTCGGGCTGAGCTCACCCAGTACCAGAAGAGGTTCATTGAACTTTACAGCCAAG TTTCTGCAACGcacaaagagacaaagcagTTCTTCACTCTGTACAACACATTAGATGACAAGAAGGTGTATCTGGAGAAGGAG GTAAATCTGCTGAATTCCATTCACGACAACTTCCAACA GGCCATGTCATCCTCAGCAGCCAAGGAGCAGTTCCTCAGACAGATGGAACAAATAGTGGAGGGAATCAAACAGAGTCGCATTAAG atggagaagaaaaagcagGAGAACAAAATGAGGAGAGATCAGCTCAATGACGAGtacctggagctgctggacaaGCAGAGGCTTTACTTCAAAACTGTTAAGGACTTTAAAGAG GAGTGTCGGAAGAATGAGATGCTGCTGTCCAAGCTGAGAGCAAAA
- the LOC139208316 gene encoding U3 small nucleolar RNA-associated protein 14 homolog A has translation MGKVSKKKMSKKSGGKRCRGADESAAVRTAVVYDDDDEEKDFNEADENITSEEDEEGGEDERKHQKLLEAISALGGKRKKRLGERSEAAVQMSEFTINAEGEGEKIDLSDLIGTMEKTPAVSTKAKKQLRNLQQSKKTIECPLTKQESERIQRDVSFQKTATEVTRWKSIIKQNQRAEQLVFPLNQEPSGPKPMERVVTTWKAQTPLEQEIFALLSANKQPINDPILTHAEEASMRAMSLEEAKIRRAELQKARALQSYYEAKARRERKIKSKKYHKVHNKAKNKEFLKKFDEMVKSDPAAALEELNKIELARMQERMSLKHQNSGKWAKSKVIMAKYDEGARKAMQQQLEVNKQLTQKLVTPLNNEEEEEEAVDAEVLPDFVNDAEQGLDSSNPWMRGKLSEDPSEKEINDNVDLGADGPGEGNKVEEEEEEEVEETEEEALLREFDSKRKQRQAQADTVTGISMDDEEMEEDNKAAAEGADDSDKEEEELSEFTSLFQGIADGCQVAETTKDRTTADDSHPDTSAQLEEGLMRIRTLEDTELCGQEESVPDNAPVQPQQPPATEKLQPATQKAGKNKKKKRGIELKEVLTKKTKVIQVPLTPTVEDTEDTECEKLDQRGLIKEAFAGDDVISDFLKDKRKEEDEGRRKVVDLTLPGWGNWGGTGLKPSRKKSRRFRIKAAPPPPRKDRRLPGVIISEKRNSSISTHQVNSLPFPFENHAQFESTIRSPLGRTWNTERTVKKITKPKVVTQLGAIIEPMAQEELMKDKKHVSAENSSSIDSWKRKN, from the coding sequence ATGGGTAAAGTCTCAAAGAAGAAGATGAGTAAAAAAAGTGGGGGAAAGCGCTGCAGGGGTGCAGATGAGAGCGCAGCGGTGAGGACAGCGGTGGTCTACGATGACGACGAcgaggagaaggattttaatgAAGCAGATGAAAACATCACCAGTGAGGAAGACGAGGAAGGCGGCGAGGATGAACGAAAACATCAAAAGCTGCTGGAGGCCATCAGTGCTCTCGGTggtaagaggaagaaaaggctTGGGGAGAGGTCCGAGGCGGCTGTCCAGATGTCTGAGTTTACTATCAACGCGGAGGGGGAAGGCGAAAAAATTGACCTATCAGACCTCATCGGGACCATGGAAAAAACACCCGCTGTCTCAACCAAGGCCAAGAAGCAGCTGAGGAATCTGCAGCAAAGTAAAAAGACCATCGAATGCCCTCTCACAAAGCAGGAGAGCGAGAGGATCCAAAGGGATGTGTCTTTTCAGAAGACAGCCACAGAGGTGACCCGGTGGAAAAGTATCATCAAACAGAACCAGAGGGCCGAGCAGCTGGTCTTCCCCCTGAACCAGGAGCCCTCTGGCCCTAAACCCATGGAGAGGGTGGTGACCACCTGGAAGGCGCAAACCCCACTTGAGCAAGAGATCtttgccctcctctctgccaacAAGCAGCCCATCAATGACCCCATCTTGACCCATGCGGAGGAGGCCTCCATGAGGGCGATGAGCCTTGAGGAGGCCAAGATCCGCcgtgcagagctgcagaaagCCAGGGCTCTGCAGTCTTACTATGAGGCCAAGGCtcggagagagaggaagatcaAAAGCAAGAAATACCACAAAGTGCACAACAAGGCCAAGAATAAAGAATTCCTGAAGAAGTTTGATGAGATGGTGAAGTCAGACCCAGCTGCTGCCTTAGAGGAGCTGAATAAGATAGAGCTGGCCAGGATGCAAGAGAGAATGTCGCTGAAGCACCAGAACAGCGGCAAGTGGGCCAAGTCAAAGGTAATCATGGCCAAGTACGATGAGGGGGCTCGCAAAGCCATGCAGCAGCAGTTGGAGGTGAACAAACAGTTGACCCAGAAGCTGGTGACTCCGTTGAataatgaggaagaggaggaggaagcagttgATGCAGAGGTGCTGCCTGATTTTGTAAATGATGCAGAGCAAGGACTGGATTCTTCAAATCCCTGGATGAGAGGAAAGCTCTCTGAAGATCCCTCTGAGAAAGAGATAAATGACAATGTTGATCTTGGAGCAGATGGTCCTGGGGAGGGAAATAAAgttgaggaggaagaagaggaggaggttgaagaaacagaagaggaagcTCTCCTCAGAGAGTTTGACAGCAAAAGGAAACAACGTCAGGCACAGGCTGACACTGTAACTGGAATATCTATGGATGACGAGGAAATGGAGGAGGATaataaagctgcagcagagggtgCAGATGattcagacaaagaggaagaggagctatCAGAGTTTACAAGCCTTTTCCAAGGAATAGCAGATGGCTGTCAGGTGGCTGAAACCACCAAGGATCGGACAACAGCAGACGACAGCCACCCAGACACTTCAGCTCAACTGGAGGAAGGGCTGATGAGGATCAGGACTCTGgaggacactgaactttgcgGTCAGGAGGAGTCAGTCCCTGATAATGCTCCTGTTCAGCCCCAGCAGCCACCAGCCACAGAAAAACTGCAACCTGCAACTCAAAAGGccggcaaaaacaaaaaaaagaagagagggataGAGCTAAAAGAGGTTCTcaccaaaaagacaaaagtcaTCCAAGTCCCACTCACCCCAACCGTCGAGgacactgaggacactgagtGTGAAAAGCTGGATCAGAGGGGGCTCATTAAAGAAGCCTTTGCAGGAGATGACGTCATCTCAGATTTCCTTAAGgacaagaggaaggaggaggatgaagggaggcgTAAGGTGGTGGATCTGACGCTGCCTGGGTGGGGCAACTGGGGAGGGACTGGCCTGAAGCCGTCTCGCAAAAAAAGCAGGAGGTTCAGGATTAAGGCAGCACCACCTCCACCCAGGAAAGATCGACGTCTGCCTGGTGTCATCATCTCGGAGAAGAGAAACAGCTCCATCAGCACCCACCAGGTGAACTCGCTGCCCTTCCCGTTTGAGAACCATGCACAGTTTGAGAGCACCATCCGCTCTCCACTGGGCCGCACCTGGAACACAGAGCGGACAGTTAAAAAGATCACCAAGCCAAAGGTGGTCACCCAGCTGGGCGCCATCATTGAGCCCATGGCTCAGGAGGAGCTGATGAAGGACAAAAAGCATGTGTCCGCTGAGAACAGCAGTAGCATCGACtcatggaaaagaaaaaattag